One genomic region from Jiangella sp. DSM 45060 encodes:
- a CDS encoding sucrase ferredoxin, with product MTLCSDLGRELAEPLAGTAPVASWWLVVEQPGPWGAKALTQSHLDPELGAGLDAAAGAHGGRVALVRRPRRHPDTHYPAAHRVWLAGTTPGATFLLGGWLPDPSVLLSLDFAALGSGVPSGLDGLQPEAEPLMLVCTNGRRDLCCAVKGRALVAGLRDDVLGRVWETTHLGGHRFAPTAVLLPHGVTYGRLDDKQALLLVESARDGHFLGDGYRGRSTFSRPGQAAEAAVRRQLGDTGLDDLLVPAVTPVAEAAWHAVVAHRDGRSWTVAVRAEEQPPPRPESCGKPPGTPVAYRADVPVPQ from the coding sequence GTGACCCTCTGCTCGGACCTCGGCCGCGAGCTGGCCGAGCCGCTGGCCGGCACGGCGCCCGTCGCGTCCTGGTGGCTGGTCGTCGAGCAGCCCGGGCCGTGGGGCGCGAAGGCGCTGACGCAGTCGCACCTCGACCCCGAGCTGGGCGCCGGGCTCGACGCCGCGGCAGGCGCGCACGGCGGGCGGGTCGCGCTGGTCCGGCGGCCGCGGCGGCACCCCGACACCCACTACCCCGCCGCGCACCGCGTCTGGCTGGCCGGCACGACGCCGGGCGCCACGTTCCTGCTCGGCGGCTGGCTGCCCGACCCGTCCGTCCTGCTCTCGCTGGACTTCGCGGCGCTGGGCTCCGGTGTGCCGTCCGGCCTGGACGGTCTCCAGCCGGAGGCCGAGCCGCTGATGCTGGTCTGCACGAACGGCCGCCGCGACCTGTGCTGCGCGGTGAAGGGCCGCGCCCTGGTCGCCGGCCTGCGCGACGACGTGCTCGGCCGGGTCTGGGAGACGACGCACCTCGGCGGGCACCGCTTCGCGCCGACGGCGGTGCTGCTGCCGCACGGCGTCACGTACGGGCGGCTCGACGACAAGCAGGCGCTGCTGCTCGTCGAGTCCGCCCGCGACGGCCACTTCCTCGGCGACGGGTACCGCGGGCGCAGCACGTTCTCCCGGCCCGGACAGGCCGCCGAGGCCGCCGTCCGCCGTCAGCTCGGCGACACCGGCCTCGACGACCTCCTCGTCCCCGCCGTGACGCCGGTCGCCGAGGCCGCCTGGCACGCCGTCGTCGCGCACCGTGACGGGCGGAGCTGGACGGTCGCCGTCCGGGCCGAGGAGCAGCCGCCGCCGCGCCCGGAGTCGTGCGGCAAGCCGCCCGGCACCCCCGTCGCGTACCGCGCCGACGTCCCCGTCCCGCAGTGA
- a CDS encoding carbonic anhydrase, whose product MQTEEFADVLAGNDDYTARFALAGLEPVAARGLAVVTCMDSRIEPLDMLGLKPGDAKIMRNAGARVTTDVLRTLALATHLLGVTRIMVVAHTRCKMASATADEVAAAIEQSSGIDVRSLDFHLIADQKATLGADVQRIRSWPFFPPHVPVGGFLYDVDTGRLTQHA is encoded by the coding sequence ATGCAGACCGAGGAGTTCGCCGACGTCCTGGCCGGCAACGACGACTACACGGCCCGGTTCGCCCTGGCCGGCCTCGAACCCGTCGCCGCCCGCGGCCTGGCCGTCGTCACGTGCATGGACTCCCGCATCGAGCCCCTGGACATGCTCGGGCTGAAGCCCGGCGACGCCAAGATCATGCGCAACGCCGGCGCCCGCGTCACCACGGACGTCCTGCGCACCCTCGCGCTGGCGACCCACCTGCTGGGCGTCACGCGCATCATGGTGGTGGCGCACACCAGGTGCAAGATGGCCAGCGCCACGGCCGACGAGGTGGCCGCGGCCATCGAGCAGTCGTCCGGCATCGACGTCCGCAGCCTCGACTTCCACCTGATCGCCGACCAGAAGGCCACCCTCGGCGCTGACGTGCAGCGCATCCGGTCGTGGCCCTTCTTCCCGCCGCACGTCCCCGTCGGCGGCTTCCTCTACGACGTCGACACCGGGCGCCTCACCCAGCACGCCTGA